One region of Terricaulis silvestris genomic DNA includes:
- a CDS encoding DUF1254 domain-containing protein, whose translation MTGQVDPSLSDAEVAELAEEAYLYAYPMLVAYGFFHRQVAGPAAPERQAFNRFTHFRELASPALNNTIPWVNTDTLYSAVWLDLRAEPFVLTNPAFEDFRFHDIQANDWYTMCFVTRGTRDVGNGSRTYLIAGPDWTGPKSDFVDEVISAESSIVKLFVRVVVENDGDVAAIHRLQDQYDLRPLSAVLGEPTPAATLLNLPSPESALFEGGFYECPTPAFIRVFNALMIVATIHPSERDLFARFARIGATPGAAFDETALREHHVAAIMRGIGAARARITKRLAHLGDPINGWTYPLDLRGGRDVLAGSTRAFECRAVLAKYAIWGPPAEEVVYMNCDVDADGALLNGADAAYTLRFDGPVPAKGFWSFTVYDAETRLLSPHPSGRYKRGDRDRDMVRAGDGSLTLYLQNQPPAPDRQANWLPIPLKGFQVVARLYWPTPDVLDLSYKPPPIVRVR comes from the coding sequence ATGACAGGCCAGGTTGATCCCTCGCTGAGCGATGCCGAAGTTGCGGAACTCGCCGAGGAAGCATACCTCTACGCCTATCCGATGCTGGTGGCGTACGGCTTCTTCCATCGCCAAGTGGCGGGACCGGCCGCGCCAGAACGGCAAGCGTTCAACCGTTTCACGCACTTCCGTGAGCTCGCGAGCCCTGCACTCAACAACACCATCCCATGGGTGAACACGGACACGCTCTACTCGGCAGTCTGGCTCGACCTTCGCGCCGAGCCCTTCGTGCTCACCAATCCCGCGTTCGAGGATTTCCGCTTTCACGACATTCAGGCGAACGATTGGTACACGATGTGCTTCGTCACGCGCGGCACGCGTGATGTCGGCAATGGATCGCGCACCTATCTCATAGCGGGTCCCGATTGGACCGGACCGAAGTCAGATTTCGTCGATGAAGTGATCAGCGCCGAAAGCTCGATCGTGAAGCTCTTCGTTCGCGTCGTGGTCGAGAACGACGGCGATGTCGCGGCGATCCATCGGCTCCAAGATCAGTACGACCTGCGGCCGCTCAGCGCCGTGCTCGGTGAACCCACGCCGGCAGCAACACTTCTCAACCTGCCGTCGCCCGAATCCGCCTTGTTTGAAGGCGGCTTCTATGAATGCCCCACGCCGGCGTTTATACGCGTCTTCAACGCCCTGATGATTGTAGCGACGATCCATCCTAGCGAGCGAGATTTGTTCGCGCGCTTCGCTCGCATCGGCGCGACGCCGGGCGCGGCGTTCGATGAAACTGCACTGCGTGAGCATCATGTCGCGGCGATCATGCGCGGCATTGGCGCGGCGCGCGCAAGAATCACCAAGCGGCTCGCTCATCTCGGCGACCCCATCAATGGATGGACATACCCCCTCGACTTGCGCGGCGGGCGCGACGTGCTCGCCGGCAGCACGCGCGCGTTCGAGTGCCGCGCCGTCCTTGCGAAATACGCCATATGGGGTCCGCCGGCCGAGGAAGTGGTGTACATGAATTGCGACGTTGATGCCGACGGCGCGTTGCTCAACGGCGCCGATGCTGCGTACACCTTGCGCTTCGATGGCCCGGTCCCCGCGAAAGGTTTCTGGTCCTTCACGGTCTACGACGCGGAAACGCGGCTGCTCTCGCCGCATCCAAGTGGCCGCTACAAACGCGGCGATCGCGATCGCGACATGGTGCGCGCCGGCGACGGCTCGCTCACACTCTATCTGCAGAACCAACCGCCGGCGCCGGATCGGCAAGCGAATTGGCTGCCGATTCCGCTTAAGGGCTTTCAAGTCGTGGCGCGCCTCTACTGGCCAACGCCGGACGTGCTTGATCTATCCTATAAGCCGCCACCGATCGTGCGCGTGCGCTAG
- a CDS encoding epoxide hydrolase family protein — MGAIEVRAFRIETSQVRLDEIHRKLAAAHFTYAPTDDGDWRYGADVAYLKEFVTYWLERYDWRAAEAELNRFPQFKANVEGLDVHFYHIRGKGPSPLPLILTHGWPGSTYEFFGAIERLSDPARFGGDPRDAFDVIVPSLPGYGPSQRPATPVGPRYVASLWHKLMVEALGYTRFVAQGGDWGSAVTSWLGATAPEVAGIHLNLCVPPAIALEQMSAEEREWRARFEAVQRQASAYMMLHMTKPQTIAIALSDSPMGYAAWVLEKFHGWGDTRGDIETRFSKDQLITNLMIHLTNDAVTSMIWSYVGAAMEVRRGEHAGLRVNVPTACALYPAEFLPHPPRSVAERVWNITRWEEMKSGGHFAAFEEPEAFAADVTEAFRSLR; from the coding sequence ATGGGTGCGATCGAGGTCCGCGCGTTCCGCATTGAAACGTCGCAAGTCCGGCTGGACGAAATTCACCGCAAACTGGCAGCGGCGCATTTCACCTACGCGCCCACCGATGACGGCGATTGGCGCTACGGCGCTGACGTGGCATATCTCAAGGAATTCGTCACCTATTGGCTAGAACGCTACGACTGGCGCGCGGCGGAGGCCGAACTCAATCGCTTCCCGCAATTCAAGGCGAACGTCGAAGGCCTGGATGTGCATTTCTACCACATCCGCGGCAAGGGTCCGTCGCCGTTGCCGCTGATCCTCACGCATGGCTGGCCCGGCTCGACCTACGAATTCTTTGGCGCGATCGAGCGGCTGAGCGATCCGGCGCGTTTCGGTGGAGATCCGCGCGACGCGTTCGATGTCATCGTGCCGTCTCTGCCCGGATATGGGCCCTCGCAACGGCCCGCGACGCCCGTTGGCCCACGCTACGTTGCGAGCCTTTGGCACAAACTTATGGTCGAGGCGCTAGGCTACACGCGTTTCGTGGCGCAAGGCGGCGACTGGGGTAGCGCCGTTACATCCTGGCTTGGCGCCACGGCGCCGGAGGTCGCGGGGATACACCTCAATTTGTGCGTGCCTCCGGCAATCGCACTGGAACAGATGAGCGCCGAGGAACGCGAATGGCGCGCACGGTTCGAGGCGGTGCAACGCCAGGCCTCGGCGTACATGATGCTGCACATGACCAAGCCGCAGACGATCGCCATCGCGCTCTCCGACTCCCCGATGGGGTATGCGGCCTGGGTGCTGGAGAAATTCCATGGCTGGGGCGATACCCGGGGCGACATCGAAACCCGCTTCAGCAAGGATCAATTGATCACCAATCTGATGATCCACCTGACCAATGACGCCGTGACGTCGATGATTTGGTCTTATGTCGGCGCGGCCATGGAAGTACGGCGCGGCGAGCACGCAGGATTGAGAGTGAATGTGCCCACAGCTTGCGCGCTTTATCCCGCTGAATTCCTGCCGCACCCGCCTCGCAGTGTCGCTGAGCGCGTTTGGAACATCACGCGCTGGGAGGAGATGAAGTCCGGCGGTCACTTTGCTGCATTCGAAGAACCGGAGGCTTTCGCCGCGGACGTCACGGAGGCCTTTCGGTCGCTGCGCTAG
- a CDS encoding DUF1214 domain-containing protein, which produces MNLSPTPKFATATSQRVWEDYLTTIDEARALVLNSRWADDPVGCAQAQYLIQMLQAFGFSVYMAPRQRYPHFYMQTIFLPFESGFGAPCPDFHYRWTFVDGSKTYRLKGKVGSTRWLELQAQRGFWGDANQSNLGTWDFDDFNIAADGSFEIIASPKRHDGNWIELDPAAPNITVMLREAWYDWENEKGIDIHIECLDRDANEPVALSQAEVERRVKAIGFLTKFSVDFFLKLVDRILAEGGDKNTFWAENMAETKNVGGNPRAVYPKIVFELEEDEAIICESEIPNARFWSVQVADPFFQTVDYAYHQSSLNGHQAQLDADGKARIVIARKDPGVPNWIDTVDNGTGVFQWRWYVADRHPMPTARKVKLAELREHLPADTPVVTPAQRREIIHRRAKAVLRRFGI; this is translated from the coding sequence ATGAACCTTTCGCCCACGCCCAAGTTCGCGACCGCCACATCGCAGCGGGTGTGGGAAGACTATTTGACGACAATCGACGAAGCGCGCGCGCTGGTGCTCAATTCGCGTTGGGCCGATGACCCTGTCGGGTGCGCGCAGGCGCAGTACCTAATCCAGATGCTGCAAGCGTTCGGGTTTAGCGTCTACATGGCGCCGCGGCAGCGTTATCCGCATTTCTACATGCAGACGATCTTCTTGCCGTTCGAGTCCGGCTTCGGGGCGCCGTGCCCCGATTTCCACTATCGCTGGACGTTTGTCGACGGCTCGAAAACCTATCGGCTGAAGGGAAAAGTGGGCAGCACGCGCTGGCTTGAACTGCAGGCGCAACGCGGCTTCTGGGGCGACGCTAACCAATCCAATCTCGGAACCTGGGATTTCGACGATTTCAACATCGCCGCGGACGGCAGCTTCGAGATCATCGCCTCGCCCAAAAGACACGATGGCAATTGGATCGAACTCGATCCCGCCGCGCCGAACATCACTGTGATGCTGCGCGAGGCTTGGTACGATTGGGAAAACGAGAAGGGCATCGACATTCATATCGAATGCCTCGATCGGGACGCGAATGAGCCGGTAGCGCTCAGCCAGGCCGAAGTGGAGCGGCGCGTGAAGGCGATTGGCTTCCTGACTAAGTTCTCCGTCGATTTCTTTTTGAAGCTCGTGGATCGCATTCTGGCCGAAGGTGGCGACAAGAACACTTTCTGGGCGGAAAACATGGCTGAGACAAAGAATGTCGGCGGCAACCCGCGCGCTGTTTATCCGAAGATCGTGTTCGAGCTTGAAGAGGACGAGGCGATCATCTGCGAAAGCGAGATTCCAAACGCTCGCTTCTGGAGCGTGCAGGTGGCCGATCCGTTCTTTCAGACTGTGGATTACGCCTACCATCAGAGTTCGCTCAACGGTCATCAGGCGCAGCTCGATGCGGACGGCAAGGCCCGCATTGTCATCGCGCGGAAAGATCCCGGCGTGCCGAATTGGATCGACACGGTCGACAATGGCACTGGAGTGTTTCAGTGGCGCTGGTACGTGGCCGATCGTCATCCGATGCCGACGGCGCGCAAAGTCAAGCTCGCGGAACTACGTGAACACTTGCCCGCGGATACACCCGTGGTGACGCCCGCACAGCGCCGTGAGATCATTCATCGGCGAGCGAAGGCTGTGCTGCGCCGGTTCGGCATCTGA
- a CDS encoding SDR family oxidoreductase → MDLGLKDKVAIVAGGSRGCGRGISESLAAEGASVLLSGRNTDAVEASVAAIRNAGGRVTGVVADMLTEGGVASITEAAKSVFGDADILVVNPPGPVPDKATNRWRGFENSSDEDFELAYSMFMMTQVRLARAVLPAMRAKNWGRLVNIGSIAMKTPHLDDPMPATNIRVAAAALMKTLAQENGPYGITANTIATGPFESELSHQYRASGTGVKTAEWYAKMLPVGRWGEPREMGDLVAFLCSTRAAFITGETIRIDGGYTKSLF, encoded by the coding sequence GTGGATCTCGGCCTCAAGGACAAGGTCGCCATCGTCGCCGGCGGCAGCCGAGGCTGCGGGCGCGGCATCTCGGAAAGTCTCGCCGCGGAAGGTGCGAGTGTGCTGCTCAGCGGACGCAACACGGACGCGGTCGAAGCCAGCGTAGCCGCCATACGCAACGCTGGCGGACGCGTCACGGGCGTCGTCGCCGATATGCTAACCGAAGGCGGCGTCGCATCGATCACCGAAGCCGCGAAGAGCGTATTCGGCGACGCCGACATCCTCGTCGTCAATCCGCCTGGTCCTGTGCCCGACAAAGCGACGAACCGCTGGCGCGGCTTCGAGAACTCGTCGGACGAGGACTTTGAACTGGCCTATTCCATGTTTATGATGACGCAGGTCAGGCTTGCGCGCGCCGTCCTCCCGGCCATGCGCGCCAAGAATTGGGGACGATTGGTCAATATCGGCTCGATCGCGATGAAGACGCCACACCTGGACGATCCGATGCCGGCCACGAACATTCGCGTCGCCGCAGCCGCGCTTATGAAGACGCTGGCGCAAGAGAACGGTCCGTATGGCATCACGGCGAACACCATCGCCACCGGTCCCTTTGAGAGCGAACTCTCGCACCAGTATCGCGCATCCGGCACGGGCGTGAAGACCGCTGAATGGTACGCCAAGATGCTTCCCGTCGGCCGCTGGGGCGAGCCGCGTGAAATGGGCGATCTGGTTGCATTCCTATGTTCGACGCGAGCCGCGTTCATCACCGGCGAAACCATCCGCATCGACGGCGGCTACACCAAGAGCTTGTTCTAG
- a CDS encoding SDR family NAD(P)-dependent oxidoreductase → MGRFTGKVVIVTGSTQGLGEGIALRFAKEGARVVINGRSRAKGEAVMAKLHAIGADALFLPADLSNKPSAQTVVSDAATHFGRVDILVNNAQAQTPHIETLDPANDGHFESTMRSGLYASLWTAQAAFPHMRAAGAGRVINFASTNGVFGAKYGAAYNACKEAIQALTRTLANEWGQYGITVNTVLPSGMSPSYAAFFEGDPKRAEASANAIPLRRHGRAEEDIGAAIAGLCSDSGSFITGQALFIDGGQSLLGMPQLHTLGYDPHRAAGAHG, encoded by the coding sequence GTGGGCAGGTTCACCGGCAAAGTCGTGATCGTCACCGGATCGACACAGGGTCTAGGCGAAGGCATCGCTTTGCGCTTCGCGAAGGAAGGCGCGCGCGTTGTGATCAATGGCCGCTCACGCGCCAAAGGCGAGGCAGTGATGGCGAAACTGCACGCCATCGGCGCCGATGCACTCTTTCTGCCGGCCGACCTGTCGAACAAGCCAAGCGCTCAAACCGTTGTGAGCGACGCGGCGACGCATTTCGGCCGTGTCGACATCCTGGTCAACAACGCGCAGGCGCAGACGCCGCACATTGAGACGCTCGATCCCGCCAACGACGGCCATTTTGAAAGCACGATGCGCTCTGGGCTCTACGCCTCACTCTGGACCGCACAGGCGGCGTTTCCGCACATGCGCGCGGCGGGAGCCGGCCGCGTCATCAATTTCGCCTCCACCAACGGCGTGTTCGGTGCGAAATACGGCGCTGCTTACAATGCCTGCAAGGAAGCCATCCAGGCGCTGACGCGCACGCTCGCCAATGAATGGGGGCAATACGGGATCACAGTGAATACCGTTCTGCCCTCCGGCATGAGCCCCTCCTACGCCGCATTCTTCGAGGGCGATCCAAAACGCGCGGAAGCCTCCGCCAACGCCATCCCACTGCGCCGGCATGGGCGCGCCGAGGAAGATATCGGCGCCGCGATCGCGGGTCTCTGCTCGGACAGTGGCAGCTTCATCACCGGGCAAGCGCTTTTCATCGATGGCGGCCAGAGCCTGCTCGGCATGCCGCAATTGCATACGCTGGGTTACGATCCTCATCGCGCGGCGGGTGCACATGGCTGA
- a CDS encoding SDR family NAD(P)-dependent oxidoreductase, which yields MAELAGMHVLVVGGDEIGRGIAKRFTREGASVSLADAMDNAAPNALDILVLNILGAPNLAPLETQSPAAFDAALQRVVACARMMQAAAPAMRARGGGRIILIGHRYGETVGEGIGAYNAAAYALVGLTRTAAIEWGKWGITTNLLLPFADTSELRAAREKRPKIIDLFTGQVPLRRAGDPVEDIGGAALFLASADSAFVNGQIVHADGGQHIAAPVLNPIKYAT from the coding sequence ATGGCTGAGCTCGCGGGCATGCACGTATTGGTCGTCGGCGGCGACGAGATCGGGCGCGGAATCGCCAAGCGCTTCACGCGCGAAGGCGCATCGGTGTCACTCGCGGACGCCATGGACAACGCGGCGCCGAATGCACTCGATATCCTGGTGCTGAACATTCTCGGAGCGCCCAATCTGGCGCCGCTTGAGACGCAATCGCCGGCGGCGTTCGACGCGGCGCTGCAACGCGTCGTCGCTTGCGCGCGCATGATGCAAGCGGCGGCGCCGGCAATGCGCGCGCGTGGCGGCGGGCGCATTATCCTGATCGGACACCGCTACGGCGAAACTGTGGGCGAAGGCATCGGCGCTTACAATGCAGCCGCGTACGCGCTGGTCGGACTAACACGCACGGCTGCCATCGAGTGGGGCAAATGGGGGATCACGACCAACTTGCTGCTGCCCTTCGCCGATACGTCCGAGCTGCGCGCGGCGCGCGAGAAGCGACCGAAGATCATCGACTTGTTCACCGGCCAGGTTCCGCTTCGGCGCGCCGGCGACCCGGTGGAAGATATCGGCGGCGCTGCGCTCTTTCTGGCATCGGCGGATAGCGCGTTCGTGAATGGCCAGATCGTCCATGCCGACGGCGGCCAGCATATCGCCGCGCCCGTGCTCAACCCCATCAAGTACGCCACCTAA
- a CDS encoding sulfotransferase family protein — protein MKELPPAAAMMRTAQAATGLSDWGDSLFREPFEVLIDDLNTIANLTPLGAERAHRRLFDNLCMRLKTTEDRKRFPDIAKEKIERPIFVIGLPRAGTTFFHNMLSADPVNRSPLTWEIMYPSPPPEEESFDTDPRIARASEAMAFEGFMAPELLAIHPFDALRPEECNFLWELSFLTVNYAAWWNVPNYTKLLYSVDFTGVYQEERQLLQLLQSRRRRDRWVLKTPAHIAWMDELIAVFPDALFVQCHRDPAKIIPSLSNNLTVWRSTFSGNVKPSDFGMMEHQAEGLRKLAAMRKRPGMAERFYDAHYLDVQADPLAVFRGCYQKFGISFSPQREAAIRAWMEADRASHAKGPKHAYALPDFGLDLAQIDRVYADYYADFNVGKER, from the coding sequence ATGAAAGAACTCCCTCCGGCAGCGGCGATGATGCGCACGGCGCAAGCCGCGACTGGTCTTTCCGATTGGGGGGACAGTCTATTTCGCGAACCGTTCGAGGTTCTGATCGACGATCTCAACACCATCGCGAACCTGACGCCGCTCGGCGCCGAGCGCGCGCACCGGCGCTTGTTCGACAATCTCTGCATGCGCCTCAAAACAACCGAGGACCGCAAGCGCTTTCCCGATATCGCCAAGGAGAAGATCGAGCGTCCAATCTTCGTGATCGGCCTGCCGCGCGCAGGCACCACGTTCTTTCACAATATGCTGAGCGCCGATCCCGTGAACCGTTCGCCGCTCACGTGGGAGATCATGTATCCCTCTCCGCCGCCGGAGGAGGAGAGTTTCGACACCGACCCCCGTATCGCACGTGCATCGGAAGCGATGGCGTTCGAAGGCTTCATGGCGCCCGAGCTCCTGGCCATTCATCCGTTTGACGCGCTCCGACCAGAGGAGTGCAATTTCCTCTGGGAGCTTTCTTTCCTCACCGTAAACTATGCGGCGTGGTGGAACGTACCGAACTACACGAAGCTGCTCTACAGCGTCGATTTCACCGGCGTGTATCAGGAAGAGCGGCAATTGCTCCAATTGCTGCAATCGCGACGCCGGCGCGACCGTTGGGTGCTGAAGACGCCCGCGCACATCGCTTGGATGGATGAGCTGATCGCGGTGTTTCCCGATGCGCTGTTCGTGCAGTGCCACCGCGATCCGGCCAAGATCATTCCATCGCTCTCGAATAACCTCACCGTCTGGCGCAGCACGTTTTCAGGCAACGTGAAACCAAGCGACTTCGGCATGATGGAGCATCAAGCCGAAGGGCTGCGCAAGCTGGCGGCGATGCGCAAGCGTCCGGGCATGGCCGAGCGCTTCTACGACGCGCACTATCTCGACGTGCAAGCTGATCCGCTCGCCGTGTTCCGCGGCTGCTATCAGAAGTTCGGCATTTCGTTTTCACCGCAGCGCGAGGCCGCCATCCGCGCGTGGATGGAAGCCGACCGCGCGTCGCACGCAAAGGGGCCGAAGCACGCCTACGCTCTGCCCGATTTCGGACTCGACCTGGCGCAAATTGACCGTGTTTATGCGGACTATTACGCCGACTTCAACGTCGGCAAGGAACGCTGA
- a CDS encoding metal-dependent hydrolase, translating to MKVRYPKMDFSKIRPHWAPHIEFVQRANASSTIPSYVEPYLVKVMLKAKAVLDPRETELHRGLAIFIKQEAQHCKQHNAFNERLRSSGYPELADHEAKLDADLTRFLETKSLKFNLAYADGFEAMGALGATMWFDAYNKYLEGADQDAVDLWRWHMAEEYEHREVAFKIYQKLYGKNDLLNGWLYRAYGFLFAIVHLIGYGKRVGAYLLGKDRERMSAAEREASIAREKEFAKTTGKKAIPELLKVLSPTYNPANTRAPEGVGPYLTQYETEPT from the coding sequence ATGAAGGTCCGCTACCCCAAGATGGACTTCTCGAAGATACGCCCGCACTGGGCGCCGCACATCGAGTTCGTCCAGCGCGCCAACGCAAGCTCGACCATACCGTCGTACGTAGAACCCTACCTCGTGAAGGTGATGCTGAAGGCCAAAGCCGTCCTCGATCCGCGCGAGACCGAGCTGCACCGCGGACTAGCGATCTTCATCAAGCAGGAAGCTCAGCACTGCAAACAGCATAATGCGTTCAACGAACGCCTGCGTTCATCGGGTTATCCGGAGCTTGCAGATCACGAAGCCAAGCTCGACGCTGATCTTACCCGTTTTCTCGAGACCAAATCTCTGAAGTTCAATCTGGCGTACGCCGACGGCTTCGAAGCCATGGGGGCGCTTGGCGCGACCATGTGGTTCGACGCCTACAACAAATATCTCGAAGGCGCCGACCAGGACGCCGTTGACCTTTGGCGCTGGCACATGGCTGAGGAGTACGAACACCGCGAGGTCGCGTTCAAAATTTACCAGAAGCTCTATGGTAAGAACGACCTGCTGAACGGCTGGCTCTATCGCGCTTACGGCTTCCTATTCGCGATCGTGCATTTGATAGGCTATGGCAAGCGCGTTGGCGCGTACTTGCTCGGCAAGGATCGTGAGCGCATGTCCGCGGCCGAGCGCGAGGCGTCGATTGCGCGCGAGAAAGAGTTCGCGAAGACAACCGGCAAGAAGGCGATCCCCGAACTGCTGAAGGTTCTCTCACCCACTTACAATCCGGCGAACACGCGGGCGCCCGAAGGCGTCGGGCCTTACCTCACCCAATACGAAACCGAGCCGACATGA
- a CDS encoding SDR family NAD(P)-dependent oxidoreductase, with the protein MSAMDWSNSRGVLNGRVAIVTGAGGGIGRGLACALALAGARVVIAARRRSTGEETAELVCADGGEALVVETDVAQRPAIDALIEGSVAAYGGIDIVIHNASSALSGKAFALEDVNDENWDEQCGTALGAAFHLAQASFPHLRDSGRGRFIIFTSSQGLHGGAMNPVYAATKNAQRGFAKALAREWGPHGITVNAVAPAALTDGARHYLARDPERSAQALASFPLGRMGDMRDDIGAMVVAMCSDYWRYVTGQVINADGGYYTAL; encoded by the coding sequence ATGAGTGCGATGGATTGGTCCAATTCCCGCGGCGTCCTCAATGGGCGGGTCGCGATCGTTACGGGCGCTGGCGGTGGCATTGGCCGCGGTCTGGCTTGCGCGCTCGCGCTGGCGGGCGCCCGCGTGGTGATTGCCGCGCGCCGCCGCTCAACCGGCGAAGAGACGGCCGAACTCGTCTGCGCCGATGGCGGAGAGGCGCTGGTCGTCGAAACCGACGTCGCCCAACGTCCGGCGATCGACGCGCTTATCGAGGGAAGCGTCGCCGCTTATGGCGGCATCGATATTGTCATTCACAACGCGTCCAGCGCTCTGTCGGGGAAGGCGTTCGCACTGGAAGACGTAAACGATGAAAATTGGGACGAACAATGCGGCACGGCGCTCGGGGCGGCGTTTCATCTGGCGCAGGCATCCTTCCCGCACCTGCGCGACAGTGGGCGTGGCCGGTTCATCATCTTTACGTCCTCGCAAGGCTTGCACGGCGGCGCGATGAACCCGGTCTATGCGGCGACGAAGAACGCACAGCGCGGTTTCGCCAAGGCGTTGGCTCGTGAATGGGGCCCGCACGGCATCACCGTCAATGCGGTGGCGCCCGCCGCGCTGACGGACGGCGCGCGCCACTATCTCGCCCGCGATCCGGAGCGCTCGGCCCAGGCGCTCGCGAGCTTTCCGCTCGGCCGCATGGGCGACATGCGCGACGATATCGGAGCGATGGTCGTGGCTATGTGCAGCGACTATTGGCGCTACGTGACGGGGCAGGTGATCAACGCCGACGGTGGTTACTACACGGCGCTTTAG